The Anolis carolinensis isolate JA03-04 chromosome 1, rAnoCar3.1.pri, whole genome shotgun sequence genome window below encodes:
- the chrna2 gene encoding neuronal acetylcholine receptor subunit alpha-2 translates to MDPFRTFRIVAWYCFVLLPASVQSRTQTQAEERLFRYLFNTYNKWSRPVPNTSDVVIVRFGLSIAQLIDVDEKNQMMTTNVWLKQEWNDYKLQWNPLDFDNVTSIRVPSEMIWIPDIVLYNNADGEFAVTHMTKAHLFSNGSIKWVPPAIYKSSCSIDVTFFPFDQQNCKMKFGSWTYDKAKIDLESMEHQVDLKDYWESGEWAIINAVGTYNTKKYDCCTEIYPDITYSFVIRRLPLFYTINLIIPCLLISCLTVLVFYLPSDCGEKITLCISVLLSLTVFLLLITEIIPSTSLVIPLIGEYLLFTMIFVTLSIVITVFVLNVHHRSPSTHKMPRWVRNFFLDFVPRWLFMRRPPLVPPGLKAAGEETVGQYDVPPANLSTSQCWLEADLHDKWDGEEEEGGEERRRRGQLPLQGLCHNHCLQYRYTCARHLGRSFVEFIQRPAAKTENLATSEPGLQLSPGILKALEGVHYIANHLRAEDADFSVKEDWKYVAMVIDRIFLWMFVIVCLLGTIGLFLPPFLAGMI, encoded by the exons ATGGACCCGTTCAGGACCTTTCGGATTGTTGCCTGgtattgctttgttttgttgCCAG CATCTGTCCAAAGCCGGACGCAAACCCAGGCAGAAGAGCGGTTATTCCGATACCTTTTCAACACCTACAACAAGTGGTCCAGGCCCGTCCCCAATACCTCTGACGTTGTCATCGTAAGGTTCGGACTCTCCATCGCTCAGCTGATTGACGTG GATGAGAAGAACCAAATGATGACTACAAATGTTTGGCTGAAACAA GAGTGGAACGACTACAAACTGCAGTGGAACCCGCTGGATTTTGACAATGTCACGTCTATCCGAGTTCCTTCGGAGATGATCTGGATTCCAGATATTGTGCTATATAACAA TGCCGACGGGGAGTTTGCCGTGACGCACATGACCAAGGCGCACCTCTTCTCTAACGGCAGCATCAAGTGGGTCCCGCCGGCCATCTACAAGAGCTCCTGCAGCATCGACGTGACCTTCTTCCCCTTCGACCAGCAGAACTGCAAGATGAAGTTTGGCTCGTGGACCTACGACAAGGCCAAGATCGACCTGGAGAGCATGGAGCACCAGGTGGACCTGAAGGACTACTGGGAGAGCGGGGAGTGGGCCATCATCAACGCCGTGGGCACCTACAACACCAAGAAGTACGACTGCTGCACCGAGATCTACCCGGACATCACCTACAGCTTTGTCATCCGCCGCCTGCCCTTGTTCTACACCATCAACCTCATCATCCCTTGCCTCCTCATCTCATGCCTGACCGTCCTGGTCTTCTACCTGCCCTCCGACTGTGGGGAGAAGATCACCCTCTGCATCTCGGTCCTGCTGTCCCTcactgtcttcctcctcctcatcaccGAGATCATCCCGTCCACCTCCTTGGTCATCCCGCTCATTGGCGAGTACCTGCTCTTCACCATGATCTTCGTCACCCTCTCCATCGTCATCACCGTCTTCGTCCTCAACGTCCACCACCGCTCGCCCAGCACACACAAGATGCCCCGCTGGGTCCGCAACTTCTTCTTGGATTTTGTCCCTCGGTGGCTCTTCATGAGACGCCCACCACTGGTGCCTCCAGGGCTGAAGGCGGCCGGCGAGGAGACCGTTGGTCAATATGATGTCCCTCCGGCCAACCTGAGCACCTCCCAGTGCTGGCTGGAAGCAGACCTGCATGACAAGTGGgacggggaggaagaggaaggtggGGAGGAGAGGCGGCGGAGGGGCCAGCTGCCCCtccaaggactctgccacaaccACTGCCTCCAGTACCGCTACACCTGCGCCCGGCACCTGGGAAGGAGCTTCGTGGAATTCATCCAGCGCCCGGCCGCCAAAACGGAGAATTTGGCCACTTCGGAGCCGGGCCTCCAACTTTCTCCGGGGATCCTGAAGGCCTTGGAAGGCGTGCACTACATCGCCAACCACCTGCGGGCCGAGGATGCAGATTTTTCA GTGAAGGAAGACTGGAAATATGTCGCAATGGTGATCGACCGCATCTTCCTCTGGATGTTTGTCATCGTCTGTTTGCTGGGGACCATtggccttttccttcctcctttcctggcAGGAATGATCTAG